A single region of the Flavobacteriales bacterium genome encodes:
- a CDS encoding glycosyltransferase family 2 protein codes for MISVIIPVYNEQHNIEPVYHRLKLVLDKLNLSREIIYVNDGSSDESAEIINRLAKSNSEVKYIHFSRNFGHQIAVSAGLDYATGDKVVIIDADGQDPPEIIEQLYLKSLEGFEVVYAKRAERLGESAMKKATAKWFYRILNKITHVDIPLDTGDFRIIDKKVVEQLRKMPEKRKFLRGQISWIGFNQTFVEYKREERLSGQTGYTYRKMIRFAIDGITSFSNWPLKLATISGFLFSFVGFLLILYTLYSRFFTDDYQPGWASQMITIIFIGGIQLIGIGIIGEYISRMNENIQNRPLYIVKESNLRNARH; via the coding sequence ATGATTTCGGTAATAATTCCGGTATATAACGAGCAACACAATATTGAGCCTGTTTACCATAGGTTGAAGTTGGTATTGGACAAGCTTAACCTGAGCAGGGAGATAATTTATGTGAATGACGGCAGTAGTGATGAAAGTGCCGAAATAATCAACCGATTAGCAAAAAGTAACTCAGAAGTAAAATACATCCACTTTAGCCGAAATTTTGGACATCAAATAGCCGTAAGTGCCGGGTTGGATTATGCCACCGGAGATAAAGTGGTCATAATTGATGCCGATGGGCAAGATCCGCCGGAGATAATTGAGCAGTTGTATCTGAAAAGTTTGGAAGGTTTTGAGGTGGTGTATGCAAAACGTGCCGAGCGGCTTGGAGAGTCGGCAATGAAAAAGGCCACGGCCAAATGGTTTTACCGCATTTTGAACAAAATAACCCATGTAGATATTCCGCTCGATACAGGAGATTTTAGAATAATCGACAAAAAAGTGGTCGAACAACTTCGCAAAATGCCCGAAAAAAGAAAGTTTCTTCGAGGCCAGATTTCGTGGATTGGTTTTAATCAAACTTTTGTAGAGTATAAACGTGAAGAACGGCTTAGTGGCCAAACCGGATATACCTATCGAAAAATGATTCGGTTTGCCATAGATGGCATAACCTCTTTTAGCAATTGGCCGCTTAAACTGGCCACTATCAGTGGTTTTCTATTTTCTTTTGTAGGATTTTTATTAATACTATATACCCTTTACTCTCGGTTTTTTACCGACGATTATCAACCTGGGTGGGCATCACAAATGATAACTATTATTTTTATTGGAGGTATTCAACTCATTGGCATTGGCATTATCGGAGAATACATTAGCCGAATGAATGAAAACATTCAAAACCGACCGTTATATATCGTTAAAGAATCAAATTTGAGAAATGCACGACATTGA
- the serS gene encoding serine--tRNA ligase, translated as MLNIKQLQSETEALKESLLKRGKNFDDLITRAILLDEKRKATQTELESVLGQSKKMANDIGQLTMENETPELNSMKVQVLELKEKSSKLRRALKKIEAKLFEVLCLIPNAPSLKVPRGKSCNDNLVTLIYGEKLVLKQNLPHWELAAKYNLIDFELGVKITGAGFPVYRGKGARLQRALINFFLDEAREAGYEEIQPPILVNEASGFGTGQLPDKEGQMYFAPADNLYCIPTAEVPITNIYRDVILKEDDFPIKNCGYTPCFRREAGSYGKDVRGLNRLHQFDKVEIVQIAHPAKSYETLESMSEYVQGLLQKLGLHYRVLLLCGGDMGFASAMTYDMEVWSAAQERWLEVSSVSNFETFQANRLKLRFRNADGKNELAHTLNGSALALPRIVAALLENNQTPEGIIIPEVLRGYCGFSLID; from the coding sequence ATGTTAAATATCAAACAATTACAAAGTGAGACTGAGGCTCTCAAGGAGAGTCTTCTCAAAAGAGGAAAAAACTTTGATGATCTAATCACCAGGGCTATTTTGTTGGATGAAAAACGGAAAGCAACCCAAACAGAATTAGAATCAGTACTTGGACAAAGTAAAAAAATGGCAAATGACATTGGTCAACTGACAATGGAAAATGAAACGCCAGAACTTAATTCAATGAAGGTTCAAGTTCTTGAACTTAAAGAAAAAAGCTCAAAACTAAGAAGGGCATTGAAAAAAATAGAGGCAAAGCTATTTGAAGTGCTGTGCTTAATACCCAATGCACCTTCCTTAAAAGTTCCCAGAGGAAAATCTTGCAACGACAATCTTGTGACATTGATATATGGGGAAAAACTGGTGTTGAAGCAGAATTTACCTCACTGGGAGCTTGCAGCTAAGTACAATCTCATTGATTTTGAATTGGGAGTAAAAATAACCGGTGCAGGATTTCCTGTATATCGTGGCAAAGGAGCAAGATTGCAAAGAGCATTGATTAACTTTTTTTTGGATGAAGCTCGCGAAGCCGGTTATGAAGAGATTCAACCGCCCATTTTGGTAAACGAAGCCAGTGGATTTGGTACAGGACAGTTGCCAGACAAGGAGGGTCAAATGTATTTTGCTCCTGCTGACAATCTGTACTGTATCCCAACTGCCGAAGTACCTATCACAAATATTTACCGTGATGTCATTCTGAAAGAGGATGATTTTCCCATAAAAAATTGTGGTTATACTCCGTGTTTTAGACGCGAAGCAGGTAGCTACGGGAAAGATGTGAGAGGATTAAACCGTCTTCATCAGTTTGACAAAGTAGAGATTGTGCAAATAGCTCATCCAGCCAAATCATACGAGACCCTTGAATCTATGAGCGAGTACGTTCAGGGTTTACTGCAAAAATTGGGATTGCACTATCGGGTTTTGTTGCTATGTGGTGGCGATATGGGTTTTGCAAGTGCCATGACCTACGATATGGAGGTTTGGAGTGCTGCCCAAGAAAGATGGTTGGAGGTGAGTTCTGTATCTAATTTTGAAACTTTTCAGGCCAATAGATTGAAACTTAGATTTAGAAATGCGGATGGTAAAAACGAATTAGCCCATACTTTGAACGGAAGTGCATTAGCTCTTCCTCGAATTGTAGCTGCTTTACTTGAGAACAATCAGACTCCAGAGGGAATTATTATTCCAGAAGTATTGAGAGGATACTGTGGCTTTAGTTTAATAGATTAA
- a CDS encoding ABC transporter permease, which yields MCCFEFFKTLKSFWQKYRKNKLAVAGLFFIGLCFLLAISGYLFAPDKSTNCNEMHLEISKKPIGYSAFFWQANNSEKATIRQVFFNGKKAENTLFLYDNQGDTSFANMVQYNETTKTKLTKQRFWLGTDGFGRDVLSRLILGTRVSLSVGLISVLISLIIGISLGLLAGYYRGWVDAAVMWLINVIWSLPTLLLVIAITFALGKGFWQIFVAVGLTMWVELARVVRGQVFALRETEYVQAAKMLGFGNMRIMFRHILPNCVGPIVVLCAANFASAILLEAGLSFLGLGVQPPTPSWGQMLNENYSDIAFGAAHLALAPGMAIMLLVMAFNFVGNGLRDALDVKL from the coding sequence TTGTGTTGTTTTGAGTTTTTTAAAACTCTGAAATCATTTTGGCAGAAATATCGAAAAAATAAGTTGGCTGTTGCAGGACTGTTTTTTATTGGTTTGTGTTTTTTGCTTGCCATTAGCGGCTATTTGTTTGCCCCCGACAAATCGACCAATTGCAATGAAATGCATTTAGAAATTAGTAAAAAACCCATTGGGTATTCGGCATTTTTCTGGCAAGCCAATAATTCGGAAAAAGCCACTATAAGGCAGGTTTTTTTCAATGGAAAAAAAGCGGAAAATACACTCTTTTTATATGATAATCAAGGAGATACATCATTTGCCAACATGGTTCAATATAATGAGACAACCAAAACCAAATTGACCAAACAACGGTTTTGGCTGGGTACGGATGGGTTTGGCCGTGATGTTTTAAGCCGATTGATTTTGGGCACTAGAGTCTCTTTGTCCGTTGGCCTAATTTCCGTTCTAATTTCATTAATCATTGGCATTTCGCTTGGGCTGTTAGCAGGCTATTACCGAGGTTGGGTTGATGCTGCCGTTATGTGGTTAATAAATGTTATTTGGTCGTTGCCAACGCTGCTTTTGGTTATTGCCATCACCTTTGCTTTGGGCAAGGGGTTTTGGCAAATATTTGTTGCAGTTGGACTTACTATGTGGGTAGAATTGGCCCGAGTGGTGCGTGGTCAGGTCTTTGCACTTCGTGAAACGGAATATGTGCAGGCCGCAAAAATGCTGGGGTTTGGCAATATGCGAATTATGTTTCGGCACATTCTTCCTAATTGCGTTGGCCCAATCGTTGTGCTATGTGCTGCAAATTTTGCTTCGGCCATACTGTTAGAAGCCGGCCTCAGTTTTTTGGGGTTGGGTGTGCAGCCACCCACACCCAGTTGGGGACAAATGTTAAACGAAAACTATAGTGACATTGCCTTTGGGGCGGCTCATTTGGCCTTGGCACCTGGCATGGCCATTATGCTTTTGGTAATGGCTTTTAATTTTGTGGGCAATGGCTTAAGAGATGCGTTGGACGTGAAGTTGTAA
- a CDS encoding L-serine ammonia-lyase, iron-sulfur-dependent, subunit alpha, which produces MSKYIYNNFRELLELLGSDQSVSNLVKIAHEREKVLNPLAFDGKDVSFLKEFVKQQIERALRNVNHYVESATDDELIGNYAVNLAKKYPSSLSSYVAAAMVALNDLHCGTDAICTSGSSGIYPAVWAKLSETDFDLERLIDCTIASYVFATIIEQNSSVSAAMGGCFAETGVTSAAAAVLVVLYNGGSFAQAIRACRLTWTRAEALKCETIGGKVTIPCVQLNVMATKNAFEMATKCLVEETILDIEIYELDRYMVKAWAIMRSMPLSNKERCSGAKCLSLGWQKMMGKGGYLLNSKNDVCPPNLGLTDIEIASNTLMPKAYFRERSMFDVCGGTTFGPSSSHSLAPTRIGTLISMLVSEKFILDELRLYNSFATTGIGHMTRESILCGLLNEPSYKIDLLRAFENAERQIEYSSEKVSYIEDSNYADNAVHVALTTTASRKPWTFYAESLGGGAFVITEVNGIKSELTGRFPIACIDGEYHEIKTMEGKKNYADQIVVSNNICF; this is translated from the coding sequence ATGAGTAAATATATTTACAACAATTTCCGTGAGTTATTGGAGCTACTAGGTTCTGACCAAAGTGTTTCCAACCTTGTGAAAATCGCTCACGAGCGGGAAAAGGTGCTTAATCCGCTGGCATTCGATGGCAAAGATGTGTCATTTCTCAAGGAATTTGTGAAACAGCAAATTGAACGTGCTCTGAGAAATGTGAATCATTATGTAGAAAGTGCGACCGATGATGAGCTGATTGGTAATTACGCAGTTAACTTGGCGAAAAAATACCCTAGTAGCCTCAGCAGCTACGTGGCAGCAGCCATGGTTGCACTTAACGACCTGCACTGTGGTACTGATGCCATATGCACGAGCGGTTCGAGTGGGATATACCCTGCTGTGTGGGCTAAGCTGTCTGAGACAGATTTCGATTTGGAACGGTTAATTGATTGTACGATTGCCTCATATGTTTTTGCCACTATTATTGAACAAAATTCTTCGGTCTCGGCAGCAATGGGTGGTTGTTTTGCTGAGACGGGGGTAACCTCAGCGGCTGCCGCCGTGTTAGTTGTGCTTTATAATGGTGGATCTTTTGCCCAGGCAATACGGGCATGTAGGCTCACATGGACTCGTGCCGAAGCCTTAAAATGTGAGACAATTGGAGGCAAGGTAACCATTCCATGCGTTCAACTGAACGTGATGGCCACCAAAAACGCTTTTGAAATGGCAACTAAGTGTTTGGTTGAAGAGACTATCCTTGATATTGAGATCTACGAATTAGATAGATATATGGTAAAGGCTTGGGCTATTATGAGATCAATGCCTTTGAGTAATAAAGAGAGATGTTCTGGGGCGAAATGTTTGAGTTTAGGGTGGCAGAAGATGATGGGAAAAGGAGGGTATTTACTTAACTCCAAAAACGATGTATGCCCGCCAAATCTAGGTCTAACGGACATAGAAATAGCGAGTAACACGTTAATGCCAAAAGCATATTTCAGAGAACGAAGCATGTTTGATGTGTGTGGAGGCACGACCTTCGGCCCATCATCTTCTCACTCGCTAGCTCCTACGCGAATCGGTACCCTTATTTCGATGTTAGTATCAGAAAAATTTATTTTAGATGAGCTGCGATTGTATAACAGCTTTGCGACCACGGGTATTGGCCACATGACCAGAGAAAGTATACTTTGTGGATTGTTGAACGAGCCATCTTATAAAATAGATCTGCTGCGTGCTTTTGAGAACGCTGAACGCCAAATTGAATACTCTAGCGAAAAGGTGTCATATATCGAGGATTCAAATTACGCTGATAACGCTGTACATGTAGCCCTAACCACTACAGCTTCTAGGAAACCTTGGACTTTTTATGCAGAAAGCCTAGGTGGTGGAGCCTTTGTAATCACCGAGGTAAATGGTATTAAATCAGAGCTAACTGGCCGCTTCCCAATTGCCTGTATTGACGGTGAGTATCATGAGATCAAAACAATGGAAGGTAAAAAAAATTATGCGGATCAAATAGTAGTATCGAATAATATTTGTTTTTAA